A stretch of Mytilus edulis chromosome 11, xbMytEdul2.2, whole genome shotgun sequence DNA encodes these proteins:
- the LOC139495707 gene encoding uncharacterized protein, translated as MFDRECSWTCTNETCVPDNILEVTRKEKTPTKPRSVTTTTDHTEAWPTTRDSTTSDLKEAWPTTTVRVTTDSKEPHSEQKKDLGHYLQKMDVFMTVFWTVSGLFVAYVSLVVGKMLYRMRHQKLPYLPITRSQQDSTLTTQIPTLDITPSFELPTIIPVPEISTPQRPTVPRLRSIEDIPPIFTLRTYSSSSDTESFNRESSPEPSAPPMKDPTPPIARRTRSHRIKTPLTEETYM; from the exons ATGTTTGACAGAGAGTGTAGCTGGACATGCACAAATGAGACATGTG taCCTGACAACATATTAGAAGTGACAAGGAAGGAAAAAACACCCACCAAGCCTAGAAGTGTAACAACAACAACAGACCACACAGAAGCATGGCCCACCACTAGGGATTCAACAACCAGTGATCTCAAAGAAGCATGGCCTACCACAACAGTTAGGGTGACCACAGACAGCAAAGAACCACATTCAG aacagaAGAAAGACCTGGGACATTACTTACAGAAAATGGATGTATTTATGACAG TATTTTGGACAGTGTCGGGACTATTTGTTGCATACGTTTCCCTGGTCGTAGGCAAGATGCTTTACCGAATGAGACACCAGAAACTGCCTTATTTACCAATTACCAGATCACAACAGGATTCGACACTAACCACTCAGATACCCACTTTAGATATAACTCCATCATTCGAATTACCCACCATCATTCCCGTTCCAGAAATATCCACCCCCCAAAGACCAACAGTACCTAGATTGAGATCAATTGAAGACATCCCACCTATTTTTACCCTCCGTACGTACTCCTCCTCATCAGACACTGAAAGTTTCAATAGGGAATCATCGCCAGAACCATCTGCACCTCCAATGAAAGATCCAACACCCCCCATAGCCAGACGAACCAGAAGTCACCGTATAAAGACCCCCTTAACAGAAGAGACTTATATGTGA